One Molothrus aeneus isolate 106 chromosome 6, BPBGC_Maene_1.0, whole genome shotgun sequence genomic window carries:
- the LPXN gene encoding leupaxin: protein MEDLDALLEELEQSSCLASKDHALQGPSSCQDAQHGTPKVPLPPRAQPPGEGLDSVYSTPVPVPKPLLPSPPHTEAARQLDELLADLGHTQSKLAAAGQGAGVSTESSLDNMLDSLTRDLQELGIVAAPAGVCASCCKPIAGKVLTALGKTWHPEHFTCARCGQELDKQPFFEQGGRAFCEEDYHQAFSPRCAYCAGPIREKVLAALEQTWHPEHFFCAHCGKVFGDEGFLEHNGKPYCHQDFLAMFAPKCQGCERPVIDKYLSALQGVWHTECFVCTECLTGFSGGSFFELEGRPYCELHFHQRQGSICHGCGRPVTGRCITAAGRKYHPEHFACSYCLGRLHKGTFCERGDKMYCQPCYDKLFL, encoded by the exons ATGGAGGATTTGG ATGCTTTGCTGGAAGAactggagcagagctcctgcctgGCCTCCAAGGACCATGCACTGCAGGGACCAAGCTCCTGCCAAGATGCCCAGCATGGTACCCCAAAG GTGCCACTGCCACCTCGAGCTCAGCCTCCAGGAGAAGGTTTGGATTCAGTGTACAG CACCCCTGTGCCAGTCCCAAAGCCGCTGCTCCCCTCGCCCCCACACACGGAGGCTGCCCGGCAGCTGGATGAGCTCCTGGCTGACCTGGGCCACACGCAGAGCAAG ctggcagctgcagggcagggagctggggtgtCCACGGAATCCTCACTGGACAACATGCTGGACAGCCTCACACGggacctgcaggagctgggaatcgTGGCCGCACCTGCCGGTGTCTGCGCCTCCTGCTGCAAGCCCATCGCTGGCAAG GtgctcacagccctgggcaAAACCTGGCACCCCGAGCACTTCACCTGTGCCCGCTGCGGGCAGGAGCTGGACAAGCAGCCCTTCTTCGAGCAGGGCGGGCGGGCGTTCTGCGAGGAGGATTATCACCAGGCCTTCTCCCCGCGCTGTGCCTACTGCGCCGGCCCCATCCGCGAG aaagtCCTCGCGGCCCTGGAGCAGACCTGGCACCCCGAGCATTTCTTCTGCGCCCACTGCGGGAAGGTGTTTGGAGATGAGG ggttCCTGGAGCACAATGGGAAGCCGTACTGCCACCAGGACTTCCTGGCCATGTTCGCCCCCAAATGCCAGGGCTGTGAGCGCCCTGTCATTGACAAGTACctgtcagccctgcagggtgtcTGGCACACCGAGTGCTTCGTGTGCACG gagTGCCTGACTGGCTTCAGCGGCGGGTCCTTCTTCGAGCTGGAGGGGAGGCCCTACTGTGAGCTGCACTTCCACCAGCGGCAGGGCAGCATCTGCCACGGCTGTGGCCGCCCCGTCACCGGGCGCTGCATCACGGCCGCGGGGCGCAAGTACCACCCCGAGCACTTCGCCTGCTCCTACTGCCTGGGCCGGCTGCACAAGGGCACCTTCTGCGAGCGCGGTGACAAGATGTACTGCCAGCCCTGCTATGACAAGCTCTTTCTGTGA
- the ZFP91 gene encoding E3 ubiquitin-protein ligase ZFP91 — protein sequence MPAGTEQPGGAAAEPPPAPGPPPAADRPPASGRRRPPPPPAADQGEESGGSRVLRGGRERGRAASAAGGAAAAAAASRRRKAEYPRRRRSSPGARPAAEQPAAETPPAARKAPRAGSTDKVAGKAPKEEKEEEEEVSGTLSHGSPVGTARPSRSWRSSRTAAAARQRDPENSRASRAKAASLQLICKSEPNADQLEYVVTDEHQSPDGVSDDDEEMLISEEEVPFKDDPRDETYKPHLEKEAPKQRRKASKGKEEKERQKEIKVEVKEENEFQEDEEPPRKRGRRRKDDKSPRLPKRRKKPPIQYVRCEMEGCGTVLAHPRYLQHHIKYQHLLKKKYVCPHPSCGRLFRLQKQLLRHAKHHTDQRDYICEYCARAFKSSHNLAVHRMIHTGEKPLQCEICGFTCRQKASLNWHMKKHDADSFYQFSCNICGKKFEKKDSVVAHKAKSHPEVLIAEALAANAGALITSTDILGTNPEAIVPPTDGQGLPLLPDPLGSAPPADCLLLSPEGMPKPYCGGAERVSLVADGKLFVGSGSSANPEGLVMNTEMLGASTEVLIEDSDSTGP from the exons atGCCGGCGGGCACCGAGCAGCCGGGGGGCGCCGCCGCCgagccgccgcccgccccgggaccgccgcccgccgccgacCGACCGCCGGCTTCGGGCCGCCGCcgtccgccgccgccgcccgccgccgatCAGGGGGAGGAGTCCGGCGGCAGCCGGGTGCTGAGGGGCGGCCGGGAGCGCGGCCGCGCCGCTTCGGCCGCGGGGGGAgctgcagccgccgccgccgcgtcCCGCCGCCGTAAGGCCGAGTATCCCCGACGCCGgcggagcagccctggggcgcGGCCCGCCGCCGAGCAGCCCGCCGCCGAGACGCCGCCCGCGGCCAGGAAGGCCCCCCGGGCCGG GTCCACAGATAAAGTCGCTGGTAAAG CTCCcaaagaagagaaggaggaggaggaggaggtgtcTGGCACGCTCAGCCATGGCTCTCCCGTGGGCACGGCGCGGCCCAGCCGGAGCTGGCGCAGCAGCCGGACAGCGGCGGCCGCCCGCCAGCGCGACCCCGAGAACTCCCGCGCCTCCAGAGCCAAGgctgcctccctgcagctcaTCTGCAAGTCAGAGCCCAACGCCGACCAGCTGGAGTACG tggTCACAGACGAGCATCAGTCTCCAGATGGAGTCAG tgatgatgatgaggagATGCTCATCAGTGAGGAAGAAGTTCCCTTCAAAGATGATCCCAGAGATGAGACCTACAAGCCCCACCTAGAGAA GGAAGCAccaaagcaaaggagaaaagctagcaaagggaaggaggaaaaagaaaggcagaaagagaTTAAAGTGGAAGTGAAAGAAGAGAATGAGTTTCAGGAGGATGAAGAACCACCAAGGAA gaggggaaggaggagaaaggatgACAAGAGCCCAAGGCTGCCCAAGAGAAG GAAGAAGCCCCCGATCCAGTATGTGCGCTGTGAGATGGAAGGCTGCGGCACGGTCCTGGCTCACCCGCGGTACCTGCAG CATCACATAAAATATCAGCacttactgaagaaaaaatatgtgtGTCCTCATCCCTCCTGTGGTCGGCTGTTCCGGCTCCAGAAGCAGCTCCTGCGTCATGCCAAACATCACACAG ATCAAAGGGATTACATCTGCGAGTACTGCGCCCGGGCCTTCAAGAGCTCCCACAACTTGGCAGTGCACCGGATGATCCACACGGGCGAGAAGCCCTTGCA GTGTGAGATCTGCGGATTCACCTGCCGGCAGAAGGCTTCCCTCAACTGGCACATGAAGAAGCATGATGCAGACTCCTTCTACCAGTTCTCCTGCAATATTTGTGGCAAGAAATTCGAGAAGAAGGACAGCGTGGTGGCCCACAAAGCCAAGAGTCACCCCGAAGTGCTCATTGCTGAAGCACTGGCTGCCAACGCGGGTGCCCTGATCACCAGCACCGATATCCTGGGCACTAATCCCGAGGCCATTGTGCCACCCACAGATGGCCAGGGCCTCCCGCTGCTCCCCGACCCCCTGGGCAGTGCTCCCCCAGCAGATTgcttgctgctgagcccagaggGAATGCCAAAGCCCTACTGTGGCGGGGCAGAGCGAGTGAGCCTGGTGGCTGACGGCAAGCTCTTCGtgggcagcggcagcagcgcgAACCCAGAGGGGCTGGTCATGAacacagagatgctgggagCCAGCACGGAGGTGCTCATTGAAGATTCAGACTCCACTGGACCCTAG
- the CNTF gene encoding ciliary neurotrophic factor: MAAAESPSAALRRRDLCSRGIRLASKMRADVVDLLDAYVEQQGLDASASVAAVEGVPLAAVERWDEQTGTQRLLENLAAYRAFRALLAQMLEEQREQLGEADAGLGRALAAVLLQVSAFAYHLEELLRLESRGIPGEEGDEEEEEDGPPPPPRLSLFEQKLRGLGVLRELAQWAVRSVRDLRQLAKPSPATGAAPGLAESS; the protein is encoded by the exons ATGGCGGCCGCAGAGAGCCCCTCCGCTGCCCTCCGGCGCCGCGACCTCTGCAGCCGCGGCATCCGCCTGGCCAGCAAGATGCGTGCGGATGTCGTCGACCTCCTGGACGCCTAC gtggagcagcagggcttggaCGCCTCGGCCAGTGTGGCGGCAGTGGAGGGGGTGCCGCTGGCGGCGGTGGAGCGCTGGGACGAGCAGACGGGCACGCAGCGGCTGCTGGAGAACCTGGCGGCCTACCGGGCCTTCCGCGCCCTGCTGGCCCagatgctggaggagcagcgggagcagcTGGGCGAGGCCGACGCGGGCCTGGGCCGGGCACTGGCGGCTGTCCTGCTCCAGGTCTCGGCCTTTGCCTACCACCTCGAGGAGCTGCTGCGGCTGGAGAGCCGCGGGATCCCCGGCGAGGagggggatgaggaggaggaggaggatgggccgccgcccccgccgcgcctcAGCCTCTTCGAGCAGAAGCTGCGGGGCCTGGGCGTGCTGCGGGAGCTGGCCCAGTGGGCCGTGAGGTCCGTGCGGGACCTGCGGCAGCTCGCCAAGCCCAGCCCGGCCACCGGCGCAGCCCCCGGCCTGGCCGAGAGCTCCTGA
- the DTX4 gene encoding E3 ubiquitin-protein ligase DTX4, protein MLLASAVVVWEWLNEHGRWRPYSPAVSHHIEAVARAGPRAGGSVVLGQADSRLAPYIIDLQSMHQFRQDTGTIRPVRRSYYDPSSAPGKGVVWEWENDSGTWTPYDMDVGITIQRAYEKQHPWVDLSAIGFCYVIDFATMGQINRQTQRKRRVRRRLDMVYPLVSGTLPKSQSWPASPGAAAAPPVPACTCPQCLLVMSVKAAAAAAGPGTSTLQPRKAAPAKPPATPKPPVPAAGPKAPDGVAAVRGSLKPLAAQGGRRQAASTPALSSAGASGSPPGGVGSGKGSRASLGTLNRSHLQRLAIAQSRVLIASGVPTVPVKNLTGSSPVNPALAGITGILMSAAGLPVCLTRPPKLVLHPPPVSKSEIQSIPGISHSCRKTTKKQAKKGKTPEEVLKKYLQKVRHPPDEDCTICMERLSAPSGYKGPQPAIKPDLVGKLVKCSHVFHLHCLVAMYNNGNKDGSLQCPTCKTIYGVKTGTQPPGKMEYHIIPHALPGHADCKTIRIIYNIPPGVQGPEHPNPGKSFTARGFPRHCYLPDSEKGRKVLKLLLVAWDRRLIFAIGTSSTTGESDTVIWNEIHHKTEFGSNLTGHGYPDINYLDNVLAELAAQGITEESLAQEKD, encoded by the exons ATGCTGCTGGCCTCGGCCGTGGTGGTGTGGGAATGGCTGAACGAGCACGGGCGCTGGCGGCCCTACAGCCCGGCCGTCAGCCACCACATCGAGGCGGTGGCCCGCGCCgggccgcgggcgggcggcagCGTGGTGCTGGGCCAGGCCGACAGCCGCCTGGCGCCCTACATCATCGACCTGCAGTCCATGCACCAGTTCCGCCAGGACACCG GCACCATCCGGCCCGTCCGGCGCAGCTACTACGACCCGTCCTCGGCGCCGGGCAAGGGAGTGGTCTGGGAGTGGGAGAATGACAGCGGCACGTGGACTCCCTACGACATGGACGTGGGCATCACCATCCAGCGCGCCTACGAGAAGCAGCACCCCTGGGTGGACCTGAGCGCCATCGGCTTCTGCTACGTCATCGACTTCGCCACCATGGGCCAGATCAACCGGCAGACCCAGCGCAAGCGCCGCGTCCGCCGCCGCCTCGACATGGTCTACCCGCTGGTGTCGGGCACCCTGCCCAAGTCGCAGTCGTGGCCGGCCAgccccggggcggcggcggccccgccggtGCCCGCCTGCAcgtgtccccagtgcctgctggTCATGAGCGTCaaagccgccgccgccgctgccggccccggcACCTCCACGCTGCAGCCCCGCAAAGCCGCCCCCGCAAAGCCGCCGGCCACCCCCAAGCCCCCGGTGCCCGCGGCGGGGCCGAAGGCGCCGGACGGCGTGGCCGCGGTGCGCGGCTCGCTGAAGCCGCTGGCGGCGCAGGGGGGCCGGCGGCAGGCGGCCAGCACGCCCGCCCTGAGCTCGGCCGGCGCCTCCGGCAGCCCCCCCGGCGGCGTGGGCAGCGGCAAAGGCTCCCGGGCCAGCCTCGGCACCCTGAACCGCAGCCACCTGCAGCGCCTGGCCATCGCCCAGTCCCGAGTGCTCATCGCCTCCGG GGTCCCCACCGTCCCTGTGAAGAACCTCACTGGCTCCAGCCCCGTCAACCCAGCACTGGCAG GGATCACGGGGATCCTCATGAGCGCGGCCGGGCTGCCCGTGTGCCTGACCCGGCCCCCCAAGCTGGTGCTGCACCCCCCGCCCGTCAGCAAGAGTGAGATCCAGTCCATCCCCGGCATCTCCCACTCCTGCCGCAAGACCACCAAGAAACAGGCCAAGAAGG GTAAAACCCCAGAGGAGGTGCTGAAGAAATACCTGCAGAAGGTGCGGCATCCGCCAGATGAG GACTGCACCATCTGCATGGAGCGCCTCTCTGCCCCCTCTGGCTACAAGGGGCCCCAGCCGGCCATCAAGCCTGACCTCGTGGGGAAGCTGGTCAAGTGCAGCCATGTCTTCCATCTCCACTGCCTGGTGGCCATGTACAACAACGGCAACAAG GATGGGAGTCTGCAGTGTCCCACCTGCAAAACCATCTATGGGGTGAAGACAGGGACGCAGCCTCCCGGGAAGATGGAATATCACATCATCCCCCACGCGCTGCCCGGCCACGCCGACTGCAAAACCATCCGCATCATCTACAACATCCCCCCGGGGGtgcag GGACCAGAGCATCCAAACCCTGGGAAGAGCTTCACGGCCCGTGGCTTCCCCCGGCACTGCTACCTGCCAGACAGTGAGAAGGGCAGGAAG GTACTGAAGTTGCTGCTGGTGGCCTGGGACCGGCGCCTGATCTTCGCCATCGGGACCTCCAGCACCACGGGCGAGTCGGACACAGTGATCTGGAACGAGATCCACCACAAGACAGAGTTCGGCTCCAACCTCACTGGCCATGGCTACCCCGACATCAACTACCTGGACAAtgtcctggctgagctggcagcccagggcatCACTGAGGagagcctggcccaggagaAGGACTGA
- the MPEG1 gene encoding macrophage-expressed gene 1 protein: MGFGLGGASLTWALLAWVTGAEQPQELSSSLGFGVCRKTLNLSSLEVLPGGGWDNLRNLDMGRVINLGYSQCKTTEDGSYLIPDEIFTIPRKQSNLDINSEIIESWKDYQSITSASINLELSLFSSINGKFSSDFHRTKTHQVKDKAVTTRVQVRNLVYTAKIDPEAALDKAFKKQLLTIASHLENNQTQMADFLAEVLVLNYGTHTITSVDAGATLVQEDQIKATFLKDSWATRSTVTASAGVAFHSIVNVGTKESLDVSSGFTKQYLDNRTNSRVESIGGAPFYPGITLKTWQERIQNQLVALDRSGLPLYYFIKPSALPELPVPTVRRLAWRVELAIRRYYTFNTAPGCTDPSSPNFNFHANTDDGSCEGTMANFTFGGVFQECVGLGGPDTGALCRALEQRNPLTGAFSCPAAYTPVLLGVQEREEGHSHLECHNKCTLGIFCHRECQDVFWLSRVQFSAYWCAASGPVPPNSGYLFGGLFSTHSANPITGAPSCPSGFFPLKLFGELRVCVSQDYEAGAEYAVPFGGFFSCQAGNPLAGQHRGTAEDAHAKGCPPGFSQHLALISDSCQVQFCVQAGLLTGGSLPPARLPPFTRRPANLPAVDTLLVRDGDSTWVRDGQSHVWRLARPEEAQHAADMVGGRGLSGGEVAGVTVAVLAGLATGLGTAWYGHRRYRARGYRELGTGDSPAPASPEHSTVLSVGEGYQQEMEGTVP, encoded by the coding sequence ATGGGCTTTGGGCTCGGGGGGGCCTCgctcacctgggcactgctggcgtGGGTGacaggggctgagcagccccaggaactCTCGTCctctttggggtttggggtgtgcaGAAAGACCTTGAATCTCTCAAGTCTGGAAGTTCTGCCAGGGGGCGGCTGGGATAACCTCAGGAATCTGGATATGGGCAGAGTCATCAACCTGGGCTACTCACAGTGCAAGACCACAGAAGATGGATCTTACCTCATCCCAGACGAGATCTTCACCATCCCCCGCAAGCAGAGCAACCTGGACATCAActctgagatcatcgagtcctGGAAGGATTACCAGAGCATCACCTCTGCCTCCATCAACCTGGAGCTGTCCCTCTTCTCCTCCATCAACGGCAAATTCTCCAGTGACTTCCACCGCACCAAGACCCACCAGGTGAAAGACAAGGCTGTCACCACCCGGGTGCAAGTCAGGAACCTGGTTTACACGGCCAAGATCGACCCCGAGGCGGCCCTGGACAAGGCCTTCAAGAAGCAGCTGCTGACCATCGCGAGCCACCTGGAGAACAACCAGACCCAGATGGCCGATTTCCTGGCCGAGGTGCTGGTGCTCAACTACGGCACCCACACCATCACCTCTGTGGATGCAGGAGCCACCCTGGTGCAGGAGGACCAGATCAAAGCTACCTTCCTGAAGGACAGCTGGGCCACACGGAGCACTGTCACCGCCTCAGCCGGTGTGGCCTTCCACAGCATTGTCAATGTGGGAACCAAGGAATCCCTGGACGTCAGCTCGGGCTTCACCAAGCAGTACCTGGACAACCGCACCAACTCCAGGGTGGAGAGCATCGGTGGGGCCCCCTTTTACCCAGGCATCACCCTGAAGACGTGGCAGGAGAGGATTCAAAACCAGTTGGTGGCCCTGGACCGCTCAGGGCTGCCCCTGTACTACTTCATCAAGCCGAGCGCGCTGCCGGAGCTGCCGGTGCCCACGGTGCGGAGGCTGGCCTGGCGTGTGGAGCTCGCCATCCGCCGCTACTACACTTTCAACACCGCCCCGGGCTGCACCGACCCCTCCTCACCCAACTTCAACTTCCACGCCAACACTGACGACGGCTCCTGCGAGGGCACCATGGCCAACTTCACCTTCGGGGGAGTCTTCCAGGAGTGCGTGGGCCTGGGCGGTCCCGACACCGGCGCGCTGTGCCGGGCGCTGGAGCAGAGGAACCCCCTCACCGGGGCCTTCTCCTGCCCCGCCGCCTACACCCCGGTGCTGCTGGGCGTGCAGGAGCGGGAGGAGGGTCACAGCCACCTGGAGTGCCACAACAAGTGCACCCTGGGCATCTTCTGCCACCGCGAGTGCCAGGATGTCTTCTGGCTCTCCCGGGTGCAGTTCAGCGCCTACTGGTGCGCCGCGAGCGGGCCGGTGCCTCCGAACTCGGGGTACCTCTTTGGGGGGCTGTTCAGCACCCACAGCGCCAACCCCATCACCGGAGCCCCGTCCTGTCCCTCGGGCTTCTTCCCACTGAAGCTCTTTGGCGAGCTCAGAGTGTGCGTGAGCCAGGATTACGAGGCGGGGGCCGAGTACGCGGTGCCCTTCGGGGGCTTCTTCAGCTGCCAGGCCGGGAACCCCCTGGCCGGGCAGCACCGGGGCACGGCTGAGGACGCCCACGCCAAGGGCTGTCCCCCGGGCTTCAGCCAGCACCTGGCACTCATCAGCGACAGCTGCCAGGTGCAGTTCTGCGTCCAGGCCGGGCTCCTCACCGGGGGCTcgctgccgcccgcccgccTGCCCCCCTTCACCCGGCGCCCCGCCAACCTGCCGGCCGTGGACACGCTGCTGGTGCGGGACGGGGACAGCACCTGGGTGAGGGACGGCCAGAGCCACGTGTGGCGGCTGGCACGGCCCGAGGAGGCGCAGCACGCGGCCGACATGGTCGGGGGCCGGGGGCTGTCAGGGGGAGAGGTGGCCGGAGTCACCGTGGCCGTGCTGGCCGGGCTGGCCaccgggctggggacagcctggtATGGCCACCGGCGCTACAGGGCCAGGGGATACCGcgagctgggcacaggggacagcccgGCCCCCGCCAGCCCCGAGCACAGCACGGTGCTGAGTGTGGGCGAGGGGTaccagcaggagatggaggggaCGGTGCCCTGA